The genomic stretch AAAACCGTTTTCATACTTTCTGGTTTCACTGACCAATTTGCCTTCCGACTCATAGACCATTGTCAATTCTCCGTGGAGAATACCTCCTTCCAAAAGTCGGGCTTTGACAAATTGGGTTTGATTATCAGCAAAGGTTTTGTATTGAAGATGTCCGATTAGATTTCCTGTTTGGAAAGTAATAGCATCTGATTGGGCTGTGCGCTTCGGTTTACCCTCTTCAAAAACATTCTCCTCTATGGTCCATTTCCCATTTGGAAGACCGGATATATAATTGGCAGTGATCTTCACCTGATGGCTTTCCAGCCGGGATACCACATTAAAGTCTATTACCTCATCCAACGTTACCATGTGTTCTTCATCCAAATAGTCCCATTGTCCTATTTTTTTGTTTTGCTCATATCTCCCGGTAATCGATTTTCTTATAAAAACATTCTCCGAATAGGATCCTTTAGTAGAGGATTCAAATTTAAAATTCCCTTGTAAGATCGATTCATTGGAGGGGTCTAGCTGGTAATTAAAGTTTGCCTGCCCTTCTATCCCGTTAAATTTGTATTCCCCTTGATATGACTTCAGATCCTGCCCGAAAAGTAAATGAGAGCTTAGTATCAAGGTAATGAGTAGTCCGGTACTTTTCATAGCACAAATAAAGCACTTAATAGCCGCCAAATAAAATTTGGCAGGAGTTATTCAGTATTGCTTAGCGAAGGATTTTTTTAGTCAAACCCCAGTTCAATAGCTTTTGTTTGATAATTATGCGCTCGTTTTCCTAGTACAGGAAATCATCAAAATGCAGATGACTGAGTTATTCCGGAATTAAAATCTAGCTGTCACCAAGAAATTTGATACGGTTTATTTTTGCAACTTTGTTTCGTATAGAGAAGGCTGGTATATTTGCAAATCAGTTGCAAAAAATAATTTATGCTTTCTCTCTTATCCACTTTGGTGGGACTAGTTCAATTGACCTCTCTCTATCAAATCGCAGCAGATGGTAGTTTGAATAATTCTGGTTCGTCCATCATTTCAGGATATTCTACTTCAGCTATAGATACTATACCCTCAGATACATCCAGTACGGTCGAGTTAGAAGAATTCCTCTTAATTGATCTGGCTTATCAATTGAGAAATGAGGAATCAAATGCGCTCGATATTGTAAAGCAGGGTTTTATCAGGGAAAACCGGGGTGGAAGCTTGATGAAATCCCTTGAACGCATTCCGGGTATCAGCAACATAGGAATAGGCTCAGGAGCGTCCAAGCCATTGATCAGAGGCTTGGGCTTCAACCAGGTGATGGTGGTAGAAAATGGAATAAAGCATGAAGGACAGCAGTGGGGAGCAGACCATGGACTGGAAATAGATCAATACGCTGCCGATCAGGTCATGATCATCAAAGGGCCTGCTTCTTTTAAATTCGGATCTGATGCCATAGCTGGAGTGGTGGATATCCGTGAAAAAGCCCCCCCTTCAGAAAATGGCATAGGCGGGACGGTAGATCTAGGCGCTAAATCAAATAATGACTGGCTGGGCGGTTCTGTGAATATTTATACAAGGAAAAACCGATGGTTTGCCGATGGCAGGATTACATATGCTTCTTATGGAGACTTTAGAGTACCTACAGATTCGGTATTTGTATATGATTTTGGCGTAGCCTTATCAGATCATCATGTAAGAAACACTGCCGGTAAGGAATTTAATTTTACAGGCAGAGTTGGCTACATAGGAGACAATGTCCGTAATATTTTTTCTGTATCGAAGGTTAGCTCTAAATCCGGATTCTTTGCCAACGCGCATGGGCTAGAACCCCGTCAGGTGGATGCAGAACTTCATGACCGCTCCAATAGGGACATTCTGCTGCCATATCAGGAAGTAGATCATACCAAGTATATCAATAAACTCAGCTATGCGGTAGGTAACAATCTACTTGAAGTGGATCTTGGTTACCAGAGAAATGACCGCAAGGAGTGGAGTCAATACGTAAACCACGGGTTTATGCCGCCTGTTTTTCCTTCGGAAATGCCCTATCCTTCTACTTTGGAAAGAGCCTTTGACAAGGAGGTATTTTCACTTAACGTGAGGGATGAGTTATTCCTGGATAAGCATATGCTTTCTTTTGGTGCAAGTGCGGAGTATCAGGATAATGCCATCGGTGGGTGGGGCTTTTTGATTCCGGAGTTTAAGCAGTTCAGCTATGGGTTGTATGCAGTTGAGAAATACAAGGTCAACCCGCGTCTACAATTGACAGGGGCACTTCGCTATGATCACAGTAGAATCCATGTGTATGAGTATCAGGATTGGTTTCCCAGTGTCAAAGATGCCAGCCAGGCTACGGAGTCCGATTACCTTTACAGGGCAGTGGATTTCAAAAGGAACTTCCAGAGTTTGGTATGGTCAGCAGGGTTCAATTATGTTCCGGGAGATATTAGCTTTAAAGGAAATTTAGGCACAAGCTTCCGGGTTCCTATAGCCAAAGAGCTCGCTGCTAATGGTGTCAACTATCATTATTTCAGATATGAAAGAGGTAATGCTGATCTCTCACCAGAGCGTTCTTTCCAATTGGATCTGGGGGTCGAGCTCAATAAAGAGCTGGTAAAGCTCAGTATCAGTCCATTTGTTAACTATTTCCCGAATTACATATACCTCAACCCTTCCTTTGAGCATGATTACCTGTATGGAGCAGGAAATCAGGTCTTTAATTACACGCAAAGTGAAGTATTTAGATATGGAGGAGAAATCTCCGCTACTTATCAGCTAGATACCCATTGGAGCTTTGAGCTGCTGGGCGAGTATGTCTATAGCCATCAGCTTTCAGGAGATAAAAAAGGTTTTACCTTACCATTTTCACCACCTCCATCAGGAATAGTCAATGTAACCTATAGACCTGCGTTTCAGCGTCACTTCAGCTCCCCGTATATCGCATTGGATTATAGATTGACAGCCAGACAAAACAATATCGTACCGCCGGAAAAGGTGACGCCTGGATACCAACTGGTGAATTTAAGGTTGGGGTCTGAGTTGTCGGTTGCCGGTCAGAAAGTGAATGTTGATCTTCAGATTCAGAATTTATTCAACACCAAATACCTCAATCATACCAGCTTCTACAGGCTCATAGATCTGCCTGAAGCTGGGAGAAACATTGCTTTGTCACTGCATTATCAGTTTTAATAAACCAACTTAATTATGATGAAAAACAAGATCAATTACCTTATTCTATTGCTTTCGGCAGGCTTGATTTTCAGCTCATGCCAGGATGAGGATGAGAAGCCAGTGTTAGCTGCTCCTACCATGTCAAATATCGAATTGGGACTGGGGAATAATGAGATGGCAGAAATCGGGAAAGACTTCCACTTTGAAGCAGATGTAGTAGCTGGAGATAAAATCGAAGATATCCAGATTAATATCAGACAGAAAACCGGAGAAAATTATTCAGGCCCTTGGTCATTTGAGGTGGTTTGGGATGAGTATAAAGGCTTAAAAAACACAAATATCCACCAGCATTTTGATATTCCAGAAGATGCTGTAGAAGGGATATATGATTTTGTGATTACCGTCAATGATCAAAATGGGGAGAGTGTGGAAGTGGTAAGAAATTTGACAATTTATTCTGAATAAAATATACAATGAAAATACAATCGGTTTTTCTTATAGCATCCCTTTCCATTGCCATGATAGCTTGTTCAGGTAATGAGGATGAAATAGACACTCAGTTACCGGTGATCGATATGGACTTTGCCGAAGCCTTCCCAAAACAATGTGATGTGCTGGAGCGGGGGGAAACGTATGAGTTTACAGCTCGGTTTATAGATAATTTTGAGTTGGGCAGCTACAGCTTGGATATCCATCACAACTTTGATCAGCACACACATAGTACCGAAGTAAATGATTGTACTATGGATCCGGTCAAAACTCCTGTGAATCCCTGGTTAATCATAGAGGGATTCCCTATCCCTTCTGGCCAAAAGGAGTATCTGGTGACGCAAGTGCTAGAAGTGCCAGAGGATATAGATCCTGGCGACTATCATTTTATGATCAAGCTCACTGACAAAGAAGGTTGGCAGACAATACGTGGAATAAGCATCAAGGTCAACTAACATTCACAAATAACTGAGTAACTGATCATCGAGCCTTCTGTGTAAATAAATGCAACAATATGGCGTTTTGTTTTCTCTTTTATGCAACAATGTTGTAAGTTTGTTTTTCAGATCTGAGACAACTAAATCAACTATTTTATAATTACCAGTATGATTAACATGAAGAACAACAACAAAAGATTCCTATTGCCAGCGCTAATTGCCGGAGCTTTTTTGACATTTTCCTGTTCGGAAGATGATCCGGATCCTATCGTACAGGAAGGTATAGAGAAGTCCAGTTTGATCTTTACGGAGATATCCGGAGAAGGTGATTTTGGAGCTCATGGTGACCATTTTCATGGGATCAATTCAGCTACTGAAGGAGAATCTATGACTATAGAGTTCGATTCTCAAGGAAATGCAGTAGAAGGAGGACATTTGCATCTGCATCCAGATGGAATTTACAAGGTGGAGCTTCAGGCCTGGGATTACCAAGGGAATAGGGTCGAAGGAGATTTTATCCAAGATAAAGCCACTGCAGATATGTACAAGGCTTTCTTGGTAGGTGGAGATCTTACGCTGAATCCTGATACTGATGATGAGTCAGGTGCTGTATTCCAGCCAAGAGAGCAGACTTATGGTGATGGCACAGCAGTAAGCGGTCAGTATGAGACAACTGGTATATTAGGATACTTTACGCTAGGTGAATCTAATGAGGGCGAATTTATGATCACTTATATTTTAAGAGAGTTTGCAGAAGCAGACACTAAAGCCACTATTACTAGATTAGATTGGAACTCAAATGACTATTCGACTAAATTCCCTGGTCAGGATGTGTTGGCACTAGAGTTTGAGATCCATGCTG from Algoriphagus sp. NG3 encodes the following:
- a CDS encoding TonB-dependent receptor produces the protein MLSLLSTLVGLVQLTSLYQIAADGSLNNSGSSIISGYSTSAIDTIPSDTSSTVELEEFLLIDLAYQLRNEESNALDIVKQGFIRENRGGSLMKSLERIPGISNIGIGSGASKPLIRGLGFNQVMVVENGIKHEGQQWGADHGLEIDQYAADQVMIIKGPASFKFGSDAIAGVVDIREKAPPSENGIGGTVDLGAKSNNDWLGGSVNIYTRKNRWFADGRITYASYGDFRVPTDSVFVYDFGVALSDHHVRNTAGKEFNFTGRVGYIGDNVRNIFSVSKVSSKSGFFANAHGLEPRQVDAELHDRSNRDILLPYQEVDHTKYINKLSYAVGNNLLEVDLGYQRNDRKEWSQYVNHGFMPPVFPSEMPYPSTLERAFDKEVFSLNVRDELFLDKHMLSFGASAEYQDNAIGGWGFLIPEFKQFSYGLYAVEKYKVNPRLQLTGALRYDHSRIHVYEYQDWFPSVKDASQATESDYLYRAVDFKRNFQSLVWSAGFNYVPGDISFKGNLGTSFRVPIAKELAANGVNYHYFRYERGNADLSPERSFQLDLGVELNKELVKLSISPFVNYFPNYIYLNPSFEHDYLYGAGNQVFNYTQSEVFRYGGEISATYQLDTHWSFELLGEYVYSHQLSGDKKGFTLPFSPPPSGIVNVTYRPAFQRHFSSPYIALDYRLTARQNNIVPPEKVTPGYQLVNLRLGSELSVAGQKVNVDLQIQNLFNTKYLNHTSFYRLIDLPEAGRNIALSLHYQF
- a CDS encoding DUF4625 domain-containing protein translates to MMKNKINYLILLLSAGLIFSSCQDEDEKPVLAAPTMSNIELGLGNNEMAEIGKDFHFEADVVAGDKIEDIQINIRQKTGENYSGPWSFEVVWDEYKGLKNTNIHQHFDIPEDAVEGIYDFVITVNDQNGESVEVVRNLTIYSE
- a CDS encoding DUF4625 domain-containing protein gives rise to the protein MKIQSVFLIASLSIAMIACSGNEDEIDTQLPVIDMDFAEAFPKQCDVLERGETYEFTARFIDNFELGSYSLDIHHNFDQHTHSTEVNDCTMDPVKTPVNPWLIIEGFPIPSGQKEYLVTQVLEVPEDIDPGDYHFMIKLTDKEGWQTIRGISIKVN